Sequence from the Acaryochloris thomasi RCC1774 genome:
GTGACATGTTTGGGCGGATTACCGCGATCACCTGTTTAGTAAAACTCCAAGCCCGTCATCCACAGGAACGAGAACAGTGCGTCGAGATCATTACCCAGCAGCTGGCAAACGATCCGAAGAATGAACCAGCTCTCAATGGATTTCTCATTGCTGGCCTCTGTGATCTTCATGCGGTTGAGAAGGCTCCTGAGATCGAGCAAGCCTTTACTGCTCAACGAGTCGATCTCTCCATCGTGGGAGACTGGGACGAAACGCAGGTGGAGCTGGGTCTCAAAACACGTCAAGAGGTTCCCCTACAGCGCTTCTCGACCACGGAAGCACTCGGAGTACTCTCGCAGCTAAAAGAGGGTTCAATTTCTGTTCGACGGGCCGAACAGCTACTCGCCCAACGGCGACAGCCACCTAAAGGTTTTGGTCAACCCTCTCAATCACAGTCCCGCAAGCTCAAGAAAGCGAAGAAGAAGCGCTGATAAACTCTCTCTGCATAACGAAAGGGATTGAGCATAATGATAGGTCTGTGATAGGACTAGATTATCGGTAATGACTCCATCCAGAACTGATACCTTCAGGCGACCCACAACGGAGGGGATAGCAGAGGCGGAAAATGATGCAGCAAGAATTTACCACTCAAGAACACATCAACGCCGATGGTGTCTTACTTCTCAACGTACCGGAGCTGAAAGACAAAGATGTCGAAGTGGTGGTGAGACCCATCGCATCCGCTGCCCTGGAAACAGAACCACAACCGGAAAGCTTAGCAAAGGCCCTAGAAGGACTGATCGGTGTATGCAGCTTTGAACCGGACGATTTATCCGAGCACACCAGCGAAACCTATGCGGCTTTACTCGCTCGTGATTATGACCAAACGCAACAATAATGCTGCTGTGTGACACTTCTCCTCTCATTGCAATCATTAACAAACGAGATAGAAATCATCATCGCTGTGTTGATGCGCTCTCAACATTAGAAAAGCCTTTACTCACCACATTATTTTGCTTTACGGAAGCCATGTACTTACTGGGAGCGCGCGATGGCTGGCGAGGTCAAGAAACACTCTGGCAATTTCGGCAACGGGACGTACTGTTGCTCTATCCCTTAAATGATCTGCAGCTGGACCGTGCCTATGCTCTGATGGAGCAATATAGAAACGTACCGATGGATCTAGGCGATGCCTCTCTAGTCGTTGCTGCTGAAACCCTCAAGCAGAACCGTATCTTTACGCTGGATAAGGATTTCTACATCTATCGCCTGCCAGGGAACCAAGCCTTTGAGGTGATTCCAGGATTGCAATGACAATTAAGGGATCCCTAAAGTGATTGCAGCCAGCGGATAGGTTTCATATCCCGCAATATACGCAGCGGAAAAGCAAAGGCGAGTTCGGTCCACGGTTGCCAGTCTCCTTGTTCGGGGTCGGTACAGACGCACATCTGACCACCCATCGGCAGTGAGGCGGTGACGATGCCTTTCTCACGGGCGAGATCAAACCATTCGCTAAAGCCATCGGGCATTAGATCTACAGATTTATCGACTGGGTTGGGGATCCAGCGTTCTTGAATGGCGCGAACGAGCAGTCCTGCAGGACGTTTAGCTTTACCTGCTCTTTTCTGTTGGCGGACGACGGCCAGAGCATCTTGAACCACAGCTAGAGACACGGACATCACCGCTCGTTTGATGTTGAGGTTCAGCGGCATGGGGGCGATCACCTCTTCGACTTCGGCCTGCAGCTCCCTATTTATTTTTATTTCTTCGGAGGATAGCGGCACGTCCTGAGAATCAGAGTTTGTTGGGGAAGCTGTTCTTAATTCAGAATCTTGAATATTTTTCAAATCCAGATTGGGGTGTTGGGGACAGTTAGCTAGTCCTTCCTTGTTGTCCAATAAAACAGGGTGGAGTGAGGGGGGTATGTTTGTTGTTTCTTTACTCTCTATATAAAAGGCAACGGTGGAATGCGGGTTTGAGGCTTGTTTTTTGGAAATTTCTTTCCTGTTTTGGGAAGTTTTCTTCTTGATCTGGGAAGTTTTTTTCTCGCTTGGCTGATCTGGGTGGTGGGCGATTAGCTTCCAGTATTGGGCGCTGAATTTACGAATGTTCTCGACGAGGCCGCGTTCAATGAGGGCATCAAGGGCGTTGCGGATCTGGCGGGTGCAGTAGGGGCGCTTACGGCTTTGGCTGCTGAAGGTTTGAAATTCGGCTAGGTCAAATTCTTGGCTCTGTCCGGCGGGGCGGCGGCGTAAAAGCCACTGGTACAGGGAGCGGGCAGCGGGCGGAAGCTGCATCAGGATGAGGTCGTGCTCATCGGTGATCATGGCAAAGGCGGTCATTTCTATCACGTCTCCTATCGAGTGAATGGAGCGAGTTCGATAGATGGCGTTAAGCTCTCTTAAAGAATGCTTGTCATCTCTGACGTAGACACACTAAAATAGATAAACGACATTATGGGTTCCTAACTTCCTGCCGTCCAAAGCGTTCAGTTAGATCCCGCGAATACTCGCTAAAGAACTTTTTGTTTTTTGCCCTAGAGAACCTGGCTGTTCAGAGCCGGGTTTTTTGGGTTTCTGGGGGATTAGACGATACAGGTCTCCAAAAAGAGAATCAACAAGCCCGAAAGCTTGATGATCTATACTACGCCGTCAAGCTGGCTTAAGAAAACTCTTTAAAACAAATGATCACTTAGATAGGCATTCCAATGTCATTGACCTTAAGTATATGGATAGCACCGACATAGCGAT
This genomic interval carries:
- a CDS encoding DUF1186 domain-containing protein: MAIKDYQPPVSKLLTYGECDLSQRQSWPNYVQELALTEEHIPQLLQILTDSSLQPDNIEGIEIWALVHAWRALGQLETPAATTPLLELLEDQYNDWAHEEVPTAISLIGPPALPEVQQYLADPSRDMFGRITAITCLVKLQARHPQEREQCVEIITQQLANDPKNEPALNGFLIAGLCDLHAVEKAPEIEQAFTAQRVDLSIVGDWDETQVELGLKTRQEVPLQRFSTTEALGVLSQLKEGSISVRRAEQLLAQRRQPPKGFGQPSQSQSRKLKKAKKKR
- a CDS encoding type II toxin-antitoxin system VapC family toxin; amino-acid sequence: MLLCDTSPLIAIINKRDRNHHRCVDALSTLEKPLLTTLFCFTEAMYLLGARDGWRGQETLWQFRQRDVLLLYPLNDLQLDRAYALMEQYRNVPMDLGDASLVVAAETLKQNRIFTLDKDFYIYRLPGNQAFEVIPGLQ